From the Heliangelus exortis chromosome 25, bHelExo1.hap1, whole genome shotgun sequence genome, one window contains:
- the LOC139807457 gene encoding triggering receptor expressed on myeloid cells 2-like yields MEKLIHFIFLVFCSASCAAENITVVYGMEGGSISVNCTYDPWQQRWREKSWCRQLEEKRCVPVVSARPFWLPFPRKRNGTTSIRDNTHRGVLTVTMEQLKKQDAGLYQCKSSSLGETSSLRKVQVEVLTAVLETQMPEEPSAVQGISSISSGANFSAFSIIAVFLAVKFMVALLIFLTVLSLSVCSCWKKRETEQEKPSWDEQQVLPFDAARDGISPSWGSTA; encoded by the exons ATGGAGAAGCTCATCCACTTCATCTTCTTGGTTTTCTGCTCAG catcctgtgctgcagagaacATCACTGTGGTGTATGGGATGGAGGGGGGCAGCATTTCTGTCAACTGCACCTATGAcccctggcagcagaggtggagggAGAAGAGTtggtgcaggcagctggaggagaagagaTGTGTCCCTGTGGTGAGTGCCCGACCTTTCTGGCTGCCCTTCCCCAGGAAAAGGAATGGAACCACTTCCATCAGGGATAATACCCACCGAGGGGTCCTGACAGTCACCATGGAGCAGCTGAAGAAGCAGGATGCTGGGTTGTACCAGTGCAAATCCAGCTCCCTGGGGGAAACAAGCAGCTTAAGGAAGGTGCAAGTGGAAGTGCTGACAG CTGTCCTGGAGACCCAAATGCCAGAGGAGCCAAGTGCTGTGCAAGGCATCTCCAG CATCTCTTCTGGAGCCAATTTCAGTGCCTTCTCCATCATTGCTGTGTTCCTGGCTGTCAAGTTCATGGTGGCCCTGCTGATTTTCCTCACTGTGCTGAGCTTGAGCGTTTGCAGCTgttggaagaagagagaaactgaGCAGGAGAAGCCAAGCTGGGATGAGCAGCAGGTCCTCCCTTTTGATGCTGCACGGGATGGAATCAGCCCCTCCTGGGGAAGCACAGCTTAG